Proteins encoded by one window of Desulfovibrio sp. Huiquan2017:
- a CDS encoding transcriptional regulator, whose amino-acid sequence MLKFLVIAAALFLVYKLFMGDKQKKDKQKDKAFKQKVASGEMVKDPSCGTYVDKDGDIRVREGEKVHVFCSYECRDKYLKRIGAAAPKKEATASGDEEE is encoded by the coding sequence ATGCTGAAATTCCTGGTTATCGCCGCGGCCCTGTTTTTGGTCTACAAGCTCTTCATGGGCGACAAGCAAAAGAAAGACAAGCAAAAGGACAAGGCCTTCAAACAGAAGGTAGCCTCGGGCGAAATGGTCAAGGATCCGTCCTGTGGGACCTACGTGGACAAGGATGGCGACATCCGCGTCCGGGAAGGGGAGAAAGTCCACGTTTTCTGTTCCTATGAATGCCGAGACAAATACCTAAAGCGCATCGGCGCGGCAGCCCCGAAAAAAGAAGCAACGGCTTCCGGCGACGAAGAAGAATAG